A single region of the Amphiura filiformis chromosome 7, Afil_fr2py, whole genome shotgun sequence genome encodes:
- the LOC140157667 gene encoding zinc finger Y-chromosomal protein 1-like — MRHHVTIHTGEKPYRCPYCQNSYTQKKIMNKHIRRAHPGYEIPAPTPRKKSNIIRTIPQNQDPTLVKHDVEAENNEGNAVVETLKQRILQDTEVIEMQVYKCKYCEKLFNNITHLTNHENIHIQTKHYQCGTCGKMFKRPEGLTRHIGKHTGGFQCSNCGVYLPTYTKLQLHEEEHLFKCKMCKRKHETKAELNEHMKVHMKNTDRYQCMHCMKILATKSSLREHEKIHTEKIKCKFCSKEFVSHYMKKHLRTHSGDHPYLCKHCPDRRYTTPNALRVHMRRRHFRRKQHGLTTKRQL; from the coding sequence ATGCGCCACCATGTGACGATTCACACTGGCGAGAAACCTTACCGCTGCCCGTACTGTCAGAATTCGTACACCCAGAAGAAGATTATGAATAAACACATACGACGTGCTCATCCAGGATACGAGATACCTGCGCCAACTCCTCGCAAGAAAAGCAACATTATCAGAACGATACCCCAGAATCAGGATCCTACGTTGGTAAAGCATGACGTAGAAGCGGAAAATAATGAAGGAAATGCTGTGGTGGAAACACTGAAGCAGCGCATTCTGCAAGACACAGAAGTGATAGAGATGCAAGTGTACAAATGTAAATACTGTGAGAAGCTTTTCAATAACATCACACATCTGACAAACCATGAGAACATTCACATTCAGACTAAGCATTACCAGTGTGGAACATGTGGCAAGATGTTCAAGCGACCCGAGGGTCTGACCCGGCACATTGGTAAACACACGGGTGGATTCCAGTGTTCAAACTGCGGAGTTTATCTCCCAACGTACACCAAGTTACAATTGCATGAAGAAGAACATCTCTTCAAATGCAAGATGTGCAAAAGAAAGCATGAAACAAAAGCAGAACTTAACGAGCACATGAAGGTACACATGAAGAATACCGATCGCTAccaatgcatgcattgcatgaaAATTCTTGCCACCAAAAGCAGCTTGCGAGAACATGAGAAGATTCACACAGAAAAAATCAAATGCAAGTTCTGCAGCAAGGAATTTGTCAGCCACTACATGAAAAAGCACTTGCGCACCCATTCCGGTGATCACCCATACTTGTGCAAACATTGCCCAGATCGGCGATACACAACCCCAAATGCCCTGCGTGTACATATGAGGCGGAGACACTTTCGGCGCAAGCAGCACGGACTGACTACCAAGCGACAGTTGTGA
- the LOC140156796 gene encoding uncharacterized protein: MKGKDGEIILHEGVQIQDMEVHSEGIQLQVSQQQEMAQQHEVQLHVSQGQVQQQIIQQVQGIPQEVVHQEVVGSHQIAQQQINIPVHLAAAQQVHVSHDGQQVSFTMPSNYQPPSYNQVTQQVTNSHITLTNVPQEQVYINIPYQQQPQQQQQPLQQQPLQVQQVQQVQQPLQQQPQQQFHYS; the protein is encoded by the exons ATGAAGGGAAAGGATGGAGAGATAATCCTGCATGAAGGAGTACAGATACAAGATATGGAGGTCCATTCTGAGGGTATACAGCTGCAGGTGTCACAGCAGCAGGAGATGGCACAACAGCATGAGGTACAGCTACACGTGAGTCAGGGACAAGTACAACAACAAATTATACAGCAG GTGCAAGGTATCCCACAAGAAGTTGTCCATCAGGAGGTAGTTGGTTCCCACCAAATCGCACAGCAACAGATTAATATACCGGTGCATCTGGCTGCAGCTCAGCAG gtgCATGTTTCACATGATGGCCAACAGGTGTCGTTTACAATGCCAAGCAACTACCAACCACCAAGCTATAACCAAGTAACACAACAAGTTACCAATTCCCACATAACCCTCACTAATGTACCCCAGGAACAGGTGTATATCAACATCCCATATCAGCAACAGccacagcagcaacaacaaccacTTCAACAGCAACCGCTGCAAGTACAGCAAGTACAACAAGTACAGCAACCACTACAACAGCAGCCACAACAGCAGTTTCACTATAGCTAG
- the LOC140156794 gene encoding uncharacterized protein has translation MESRENPVPVTTVQATEDSMELLQVLIKLANPQGGKHQIITQQGGEQEEQMQAVASIVSADGTRNNHAIMVVEGTSMEGQEGTVAELTGDDMENVVVHFTQSEETEQQNILVPVSQQLEAGEVVGVAQPNIPRKVVEKGGEEATDEPEEQVTELVTGKIFRFKCNMCSMMYESEDALQKHMIEEKQMKKFHCDDCGKRFKSKEGFRSHRRIHTGETPYKCDECDRKFNNRTAHRYHMELKHSTEEFLCLHCAKIFQTRQCLRKHLVIAHGQKIVSKAEKKKAKEKKKELKKLLKLKKEEEEVMGGVVQEGTDKVMEGENGDIQVIKLKEKKKKKKKMKKKKRLVNTDEIKLRRPQKTAHLIRAFKCNHCPGQYTLRKNLFKHIRAKHPEQAPPKPPKVFWSCDFCGSNENQNIQTRARENSHRRTSI, from the exons ATGGAATCCAGAGAAAACCCAGTGCCAGTGACAACAGTCCAGGCAACGGAGGATAGCATGGAGCTACTCCAAGTGCTCATCAAACTTGCCAATCCTCAAGGCGGCAAACACCAGATTATCACCCAGCAGGGCGGAGAGCAAGAGGAGCAGATGCAAGCTGTTGCTTCCATTGTGTCTGCTGATGGAACTCGTAACAATCATGCCATCATGGTTGTAGAGGGCACATCTATGGAAGGACAAGAAG GCACAGTGGCAGAGTTGACAGGCGATGATATGGAGAATGTAGTTGTGCATTTCACACAGTCAGAAGAAACAGAGCAGCAAAACATTCTGGTGCCTGTCAGTCAACAATTGGAAGCTGGGGAGGTGGTCGGTGTTGCACAACCAAACATACCAAGAAAAGTTGTAGAGAAGGGTGGTGAGGAAGCTACTGATGAACCAGAGGAACAAGTGACAGAACTTGTTACTG GAAAGATCTTCCGTTTCAAGTGCAACATGTGCTCTATGATGTACGAGTCAGAGGATGCATTGCAGAAACACATGATTGAAGAAAAACAGATGAAGAAGTTTCACTGTGATGACTGCGGCAAGCGTTTCAAGTCTAAAGAAGGCTTCAG ATCTCATCGGAGAATTCACACAGGTGAAACACCTTACAAATGTGATGAATGTGATAGGAAATTCAACAACAGAACAGCACACCGTTATCACATGGAACTCAAACACTCCACCGAAGAATTCCTATGCTTGCACTGTGCCAAGATATTCCAAACCAGGCAGTGTCTTAGAAAACATCTGGTTATAGCACACGGTCAAAAGATTGTCTCAAAAGCAGAAAAAAAGAAAGccaaagagaagaaaaaagaatTGAAGAAACTTCTGAAGttgaaaaaagaggaagaagaggTCATGGGCGGTGTTGTACAAGAAGGGACTGATAAAGTGATGGAGGGAGAGAATGGTGATATACAGGTGATTAAGCTTaaagagaaaaagaagaagaaaaagaagatgaaaaagaagaaaagactGGTAAATACAGATGAGATTAAACTGAGAAGACCTCAAAAGACAGCACACTTGATTAGAGCATTTAAATGTAATCATTGTCCTGGACAGTACACACTGAGAAAAAATCTTTTCAAACACATCAGGGCGAAGCATCCCGAGCAAGCGCCACCCAAACCGCCTAAAGTATTCTGGTCATGTGATTTTTGTGGCAGTAATGAAAACCAAAACATACAAACGAGAGCACGAGAGAATTCACACAGGAGAACGTCCATTTAA